CAGCGTGCCGGAGATGGTGCGCAGCAGCGTGGACTTCCCGGCGCCGTTGCTGCCGAGGACGGCGACCACCGTGCCGTCGGGGACCTCCATGGTCACGCCGCGGACGGCCTCGACCGCCCCGCCGTAGGTGACCTGCAGGGAGTCGATCCTCAGCATGCGGGCCGCACCGCCGCTGGTCCGCCGAGGGGGTCCACCGGGGTCCGTCGTGTGCCGCGCCGGGCGACGGCATGGGTCTGTGAGCTGAGGCACATGGCCGCGAACTGTAAACGCTCCGCGCGGGGATCCGTCCACCGGCCGCGCGCATCGTGACCAGCAGGTGACCTGCGGTGTCACCCGCCCAGGGCGCGACGGGACCCCGGACCGGCCGCGGGCCGGTCCGGGGTAGAACGGTCCCCTTGAGGGGCCCGCCGCCGGCCCCGTCCCGGGCCCCGCCCTGAGCTCGCGAAGGGTGGGGAGGACGGGGTCCTTCTCCGGTGGGGGGCGAGGGGGTCCTCCCTCAGGCTGCGCCGGCGTCCACCCCGACGGCGAGCAGGTCGTAGAGGCCGGTGATCTGCAGCGGGCGGACGACCGCCCGGCCCGAGGCGACCACCCGCAGGACGACGCCGTCGACCGCCGCCCGCCGGTGGGCACCGGCCAGCACGCACAGGCCCGCGGAGTCCAGGAAGGTCACCCCGTCGAGGTCGA
This window of the Geodermatophilus sp. DSM 44513 genome carries:
- a CDS encoding STAS domain-containing protein, yielding MTTVRAADLVSLDVTRSAAGVRVAVVGEVDSSSAPSLRAAVDAAFAGGARALTVDLDGVTFLDSAGLCVLAGAHRRAAVDGVVLRVVASGRAVVRPLQITGLYDLLAVGVDAGAA